The following proteins are encoded in a genomic region of Rhizobium sp. CCGE531:
- the tilS gene encoding tRNA lysidine(34) synthetase TilS: MSTDAVTAGATALMPEAAATEFLQSLSTPAHILIAVSGGSDSTGLLIALAERLKSYSFRDITLSAATIDHGLRAAAADEAREVAALCASRGISHFTRRWEGEKPRTGIMAAAREARYELLADLAAEISANLIVTAHTMDDQRETMVMRRKRLLEDVGGIGTGIADAMLFDRRIWIVRPFLACRRVDIRAYLEMHGISWLDDPSNEDMRYERVRTRMELEADPVESLSGDEGAGRAALSEKAAAWLDDHVTIHANALCAVDRSGLSADKAVVAYVLSYLAAVFGGRTYAPGRAQMERILEFVNGTDPGRRTAGGVVFDLRRDGLYLMRESRNIAPLSVPSGKKANWDGRFEIRNCGPTPVSVSASGAENATIFPSNLPKGAVRRARAAMPLIATEAGTKAGSVAVEPRLAPFDRFLTRFDLTFADRLSVAFGRQAYMRPPLSVL; the protein is encoded by the coding sequence ATGTCCACTGATGCTGTGACCGCTGGCGCCACAGCCCTCATGCCAGAAGCCGCCGCGACAGAATTCCTCCAGTCCCTATCGACACCTGCTCATATTCTGATTGCCGTTTCCGGCGGCAGCGATTCCACCGGGCTTCTGATTGCCCTTGCCGAGCGGCTGAAATCCTATTCCTTTAGAGATATCACCCTCAGCGCCGCGACCATCGACCATGGCTTGCGCGCCGCCGCGGCAGACGAAGCGCGCGAGGTCGCAGCACTCTGCGCTTCGCGCGGCATTTCCCATTTTACCCGTCGCTGGGAGGGTGAAAAGCCCAGGACCGGCATCATGGCTGCGGCGCGCGAGGCACGGTATGAGTTGCTCGCCGATCTCGCCGCGGAGATTTCGGCCAATCTCATCGTCACCGCGCACACTATGGATGATCAGCGCGAGACCATGGTCATGCGCCGCAAACGCCTGCTGGAGGACGTGGGCGGTATTGGTACCGGCATCGCCGACGCGATGCTGTTTGACCGGCGTATCTGGATTGTCCGGCCGTTTCTGGCCTGCCGGCGGGTGGATATCAGAGCCTATCTCGAGATGCATGGCATATCCTGGCTCGATGACCCCAGCAACGAGGATATGAGATACGAGCGCGTGCGTACGCGCATGGAACTTGAGGCGGATCCCGTAGAATCGCTATCGGGAGATGAGGGTGCCGGCCGCGCCGCGCTATCCGAAAAGGCGGCAGCATGGCTGGACGACCACGTCACCATCCATGCGAATGCGCTTTGTGCCGTCGACCGATCCGGCCTTTCGGCGGATAAAGCGGTCGTCGCCTATGTCTTGTCCTACCTTGCCGCCGTTTTCGGCGGCAGGACCTACGCGCCGGGGCGCGCGCAAATGGAGCGTATTCTCGAATTTGTGAACGGTACTGATCCCGGCCGGCGCACGGCCGGCGGCGTGGTCTTCGACCTGCGTCGCGATGGGCTTTACCTCATGCGAGAAAGTCGCAATATCGCACCGTTGTCGGTTCCATCAGGCAAAAAGGCCAATTGGGATGGTCGCTTCGAGATAAGGAATTGCGGCCCGACGCCGGTTAGCGTGAGTGCCTCCGGAGCGGAGAATGCGACGATTTTTCCATCGAATCTGCCGAAAGGGGCCGTGCGGCGCGCCCGGGCAGCGATGCCGCTGATTGCGACCGAAGCGGGGACAAAGGCGGGATCTGTTGCCGTTGAGCCTCGTCTTGCGCCTTTCGACCGCTTTTTGACACGATTCGACCTCACATTTGCAGATCGGCTTTCAGTCGCTTTTGGCCGCCAAGCCTATATGCGGCCGCCGCTTTCGGTCCTATAG
- the ybgF gene encoding tol-pal system protein YbgF, whose translation MRKLVVASMLCLAAFAGSERDASALSLFGIHLGGRDASAQSVSNNAQRQAQYGQAPVVNVQNSDAEVRLQRLEDQMRQLNGRVEEMSYQLLQMQEQIRKAQEDNEFRFQQLEKRGGSTPAAGGAMKKSEADVPAQGSGSPQQDDIAGVIGDSQNNAAASQQGSGAGKPPSQLGSIQFDPGGKQVGSSMSGGNNGSGAPPSAGSGTQTASLGNEGDQYKAAYGHVLSGDYSVAEQEFRQYIDSYPNSGRSADANFWLGEALYSQGKYNDAAKTFLNAHQKYSGSEKAPEMLLKLGMSLAALDNKDTACATLREVTKRYPKASKAVTGKVASEEKRLAC comes from the coding sequence ATGAGAAAACTTGTCGTGGCGAGCATGCTTTGTCTCGCTGCCTTTGCAGGTAGCGAGCGCGATGCTTCTGCCTTGTCGCTGTTTGGAATCCACCTCGGAGGCCGCGATGCTTCCGCGCAGTCGGTTTCCAACAATGCGCAGAGACAAGCGCAATACGGCCAGGCACCGGTCGTCAATGTTCAAAACAGCGATGCCGAAGTTCGCCTGCAGCGGCTCGAAGACCAGATGCGCCAGCTGAACGGTCGCGTCGAGGAAATGAGCTATCAGCTGCTGCAGATGCAGGAGCAGATCCGCAAGGCGCAGGAAGACAACGAATTCCGCTTCCAGCAGCTCGAAAAGCGCGGCGGCAGCACGCCGGCGGCGGGCGGCGCGATGAAGAAGAGCGAGGCCGATGTTCCGGCGCAGGGCTCCGGCAGCCCGCAGCAGGATGATATTGCTGGCGTCATCGGCGATTCGCAGAACAATGCTGCTGCTTCCCAACAGGGAAGCGGCGCGGGCAAGCCGCCGAGCCAGCTTGGTTCGATCCAGTTCGACCCGGGCGGCAAACAGGTAGGCTCCTCCATGTCGGGGGGCAACAATGGCTCGGGCGCGCCGCCGAGCGCCGGCTCGGGAACGCAAACTGCTTCCCTTGGCAATGAAGGCGACCAATACAAGGCTGCCTACGGCCACGTCCTGTCCGGCGATTATAGTGTCGCCGAACAGGAGTTCCGCCAGTATATCGACAGTTATCCCAACAGCGGACGGTCGGCGGACGCGAATTTCTGGCTCGGCGAAGCGCTCTATTCCCAGGGCAAGTACAACGACGCCGCCAAGACCTTCCTCAATGCGCATCAGAAATATAGCGGCTCCGAGAAGGCACCGGAAATGCTCCTGAAGCTCGGCATGTCGCTCGCTGCCCTTGATAACAAGGACACGGCCTGCGCCACGCTTCGCGAAGTGACCAAGCGTTACCCGAAGGCCTCGAAAGCCGTAACCGGCAAGGTCGCCAGCGAAGAGAAGCGGCTTGCCTGCTGA
- the pal gene encoding peptidoglycan-associated lipoprotein Pal, whose product MSRIATPAVGHMQNLARNPIMIALFVGLSLAGCASKKGLPNDANGLGLNGAGNATPGSPQDFTVNVGDRIFFDTDSTSIRSDAGQTLDRQAQWLARYPNYAITVEGHADERGTREYNLALGARRAAATRDYLASRGVPAKRMKTISYGKERPVATCDDISCWSQNRRAVTVLNGAGS is encoded by the coding sequence ATGAGCCGCATCGCAACCCCGGCCGTTGGCCACATGCAGAACCTCGCACGCAACCCGATCATGATCGCGCTTTTCGTTGGCCTTTCTCTGGCCGGCTGCGCCTCCAAGAAGGGTCTGCCGAACGATGCCAACGGTCTCGGCCTGAACGGTGCCGGCAATGCTACTCCGGGTTCGCCGCAGGACTTCACGGTCAACGTCGGCGACCGCATCTTCTTCGATACCGACAGCACCTCGATCCGTTCCGACGCCGGCCAGACGCTCGACCGTCAGGCTCAGTGGCTCGCTCGCTATCCGAACTATGCGATCACCGTTGAAGGCCATGCCGACGAGCGCGGCACGCGCGAATACAACCTGGCGCTCGGTGCCCGTCGTGCGGCCGCTACCCGTGATTATCTCGCTTCGCGCGGCGTTCCGGCCAAGCGCATGAAGACGATCTCCTACGGCAAGGAACGTCCGGTCGCGACCTGCGACGATATCTCCTGCTGGTCGCAGAACCGCCGCGCCGTCACCGTGCTCAACGGCGCCGGCTCCTGA
- the tolB gene encoding Tol-Pal system beta propeller repeat protein TolB, with product MHMIRKSFVRLLLVLAGLMAVASTPAYAVVELNINKGNVQPMPIAITDLLSNDSLGQQISGVIAADLQRSGLFAPINKQAFIEKITNPDSTPRFQDWTSINAQALMTGRVTQEGGRLRAEFRLWDTFGNSQMIGQQFFAQPDNWRRVAHIIADAIYQKITGEKGYFDTRVVFVAESGPKTARKTQLGIMDQDGANVRMLTDGSDLVLTPRFSPNRQEVTYMSFANQQPRVYLLQLQTGQRELVGNFPGMTFSPRFSPDGQRVIMSLQQEGNANIYTMDLRSRTTTRLTSTAAIDTSPSYSPDGSQVAFESDRGGKPQIYVMGADGSNQRRISFGDGSYSTPVWSPRGDLIAFTKQSGGSFSIGVMKTDGSGERLLTTGFHNEGPTWAPNGRVIMFFRQPAGSGGPQLYSIDLTGYNEQKIPTPGFASDPAWSPLLE from the coding sequence ATACATATGATCAGAAAATCCTTCGTCCGTCTCCTGCTGGTGCTAGCAGGCCTGATGGCTGTGGCATCCACCCCGGCCTATGCCGTGGTCGAGCTCAACATCAACAAGGGCAATGTCCAGCCCATGCCGATCGCTATCACCGACCTTCTGTCGAATGATAGCCTTGGCCAGCAGATCTCCGGCGTGATCGCGGCCGACCTGCAGCGTTCGGGTCTGTTCGCTCCGATCAACAAGCAGGCCTTCATCGAGAAGATCACCAATCCGGATTCGACCCCGCGCTTCCAGGACTGGACGTCGATCAACGCGCAGGCGCTGATGACCGGCCGCGTCACGCAGGAAGGCGGCCGCCTTCGCGCCGAGTTCCGCCTTTGGGATACCTTTGGCAACAGCCAGATGATCGGCCAGCAGTTCTTTGCCCAGCCGGACAACTGGCGCCGTGTCGCCCATATCATTGCCGATGCGATCTACCAGAAGATCACCGGTGAGAAGGGTTATTTCGATACCCGCGTCGTTTTCGTTGCCGAAAGCGGCCCGAAGACGGCCCGCAAGACGCAGCTCGGCATCATGGACCAGGACGGCGCCAATGTGCGGATGCTGACCGACGGCAGCGATCTGGTGCTGACGCCGCGCTTCTCGCCCAACCGGCAGGAAGTGACCTACATGTCCTTCGCCAACCAGCAGCCGCGCGTCTATCTGCTGCAGCTGCAGACGGGCCAGCGCGAGCTGGTCGGCAACTTCCCCGGCATGACCTTCTCGCCGCGCTTCTCGCCGGATGGCCAGCGCGTGATCATGAGCCTGCAGCAGGAAGGCAATGCCAACATCTATACGATGGACCTGCGTTCGCGCACCACGACGCGTCTGACCTCGACGGCCGCGATCGATACGTCGCCGTCCTATTCGCCCGACGGCTCGCAGGTCGCCTTCGAAAGCGACCGCGGCGGAAAGCCGCAGATCTATGTGATGGGTGCCGATGGTTCCAACCAGCGCCGCATTTCCTTCGGTGACGGTTCGTACTCCACGCCGGTCTGGTCGCCGCGCGGCGATCTCATCGCCTTCACCAAGCAGTCCGGCGGAAGCTTCTCGATCGGCGTCATGAAGACGGATGGTTCCGGGGAACGCCTGCTGACCACGGGCTTCCACAATGAAGGCCCGACCTGGGCACCGAACGGCCGCGTCATCATGTTCTTCCGCCAGCCGGCCGGCTCCGGCGGCCCGCAGCTCTATTCCATCGATCTGACCGGCTATAACGAACAGAAGATCCCGACCCCGGGCTTCGCTTCCGACCCGGCATGGTCGCCGCTTCTCGAGTAG
- the tolR gene encoding protein TolR yields the protein MAMSVGGKSGGGGRRGGRRGGGRGGPISEINVTPLVDVMLVLLIIFMVAAPMMTSGVPIDLPQTQAGALNAQTQPITISIKADGQVFIGESQIQATEIADKLKAIATTGYSERIFVKGDAKAPYGVIADVMSRIQEAGYKNIGLVTQQITDH from the coding sequence ATGGCAATGTCTGTTGGAGGCAAGAGTGGCGGCGGTGGCCGCCGGGGCGGTCGTCGTGGCGGCGGCCGGGGCGGCCCGATCTCCGAGATCAACGTGACGCCGCTGGTCGACGTCATGCTCGTGCTGCTGATCATCTTCATGGTGGCGGCACCGATGATGACATCGGGCGTGCCGATCGACCTGCCGCAAACGCAGGCCGGCGCGCTGAACGCCCAGACCCAGCCCATCACGATTTCGATCAAGGCCGATGGTCAGGTATTCATCGGGGAATCGCAGATTCAAGCCACCGAAATCGCGGACAAGCTGAAGGCGATCGCCACCACCGGCTATAGCGAACGCATCTTCGTAAAGGGCGATGCGAAAGCGCCTTACGGCGTCATCGCCGACGTTATGTCACGCATTCAGGAAGCCGGTTACAAGAATATCGGCCTGGTCACGCAGCAGATAACGGATCACTGA
- the tolQ gene encoding protein TolQ — translation MEQVALAAATTPDITLWSLFMQAGLVVKLVMIGLLAASVWTWAIVIDKYLSYARARRQFDHFEQVFWSGQSLEELYRTLSERNNTGLGAIFVAAMREWKKSFERGARSPIGLQMRIDRAMDVTLARESEHLIARLGSLATIGSAGPFIGLFGTVVGIMTSFQAIAGSKSTNLAVVAPGIAEALLATAIGLVAAIPAVIAYNKFSGDAGKLSARMEGFADEFSAILSRQIDEKLQPRQAAQ, via the coding sequence ATGGAACAAGTAGCATTGGCGGCGGCCACCACACCGGACATCACGCTCTGGTCGCTCTTCATGCAGGCCGGCTTGGTCGTCAAGCTCGTCATGATCGGCTTGCTGGCAGCGTCCGTATGGACCTGGGCGATCGTCATCGACAAATATCTGAGCTATGCGCGAGCGCGCAGACAGTTCGATCATTTCGAGCAGGTCTTCTGGTCGGGCCAGTCGCTCGAAGAGCTGTACCGCACGCTTTCGGAGCGCAACAATACCGGCCTCGGCGCCATCTTCGTCGCCGCCATGCGCGAATGGAAGAAGTCCTTCGAGCGCGGCGCCCGCTCGCCGATCGGCCTGCAGATGCGCATCGACCGCGCCATGGACGTGACGCTGGCGCGTGAATCGGAACATCTGATCGCGCGCCTGGGCTCGCTCGCCACCATCGGTTCGGCCGGTCCGTTCATCGGTCTGTTCGGCACCGTCGTCGGTATCATGACCTCGTTCCAGGCGATCGCGGGCTCCAAGTCGACCAACCTCGCGGTTGTCGCTCCGGGTATCGCCGAAGCGCTGCTCGCAACCGCCATCGGTCTGGTCGCCGCTATTCCCGCGGTTATCGCCTACAACAAGTTCTCTGGCGATGCCGGCAAGCTTTCGGCTCGCATGGAAGGTTTCGCGGACGAATTCTCCGCCATCCTTTCGCGCCAGATCGATGAGAAGCTGCAGCCTCGCCAGGCGGCCCAGTAA
- the ybgC gene encoding tol-pal system-associated acyl-CoA thioesterase, with translation MNSPFLIAGELEAGSHRLMQRVYYEDTDFSGLVYHARYLHFLERGRTDYLRCLGVEQRELLNADEEGLVFVVHRMEIDFRGPARMDDVLTIRTVTEKAGGAKMVLSQEIRRGDTLLIAAKVIIAVINARGRPRRLPEKLAAQMLAASESAG, from the coding sequence ATGAACAGCCCCTTTCTGATAGCTGGGGAACTGGAAGCCGGAAGCCACCGGCTGATGCAGCGAGTCTATTACGAAGATACGGATTTTTCCGGCCTCGTCTATCACGCGCGCTACCTGCATTTCCTCGAGCGCGGGCGCACGGACTATCTGCGCTGTCTCGGCGTGGAACAGCGCGAGCTCCTGAATGCCGATGAAGAAGGGCTGGTTTTCGTCGTCCACCGCATGGAGATCGATTTCAGGGGGCCGGCGCGCATGGACGACGTGCTGACGATCCGCACGGTCACGGAAAAGGCCGGCGGCGCCAAGATGGTGCTGTCCCAGGAGATACGGCGCGGTGATACATTGCTGATCGCCGCCAAGGTCATCATCGCCGTGATCAACGCGAGGGGACGGCCGCGCCGCTTGCCGGAAAAGCTCGCGGCGCAAATGCTGGCGGCATCGGAAAGCGCCGGCTAG
- a CDS encoding NAD-dependent epimerase/dehydratase family protein — protein MKIAVMGGDGFIGWPTSLHLSDAGHEVHILDNLSRRWIDTELGVQSLTPMDSIQERTRIWHAETGRRIHFNLIDLAKDYELLKKWLAEHRPDAIVHFAEQRAAPYSMKSDRHKNYTVNNNVNATHNLLNALVELNLDAHLVHLGTMGVYGYSTIGAAIPEGYLPVGIDTTDGRTVSQEILYPANPGSIYHMTKCLDQLLFQFYAKNDGLRITDLHQGIVWGTHTEQTRRHEQLINRFDYDGDYGTVLNRFLIQAAIGYPLTVHGTGGQTRAFIHIQDSVRCIELALKNPPARGTRVEIFNQMTETHRVRDLAEMIAKTSGAEVVRLPNPRKEAPENDLIVKNDKFLDLGLAPITLEAGLLSEIVDVARKYAYRVDRSRVPAISAWTKDLAATVNHDPEGKRLKSVS, from the coding sequence ATGAAAATTGCGGTAATGGGTGGTGACGGATTCATCGGTTGGCCAACCTCGCTCCATCTCTCCGACGCCGGTCATGAGGTCCACATCCTCGACAATCTCTCTCGCCGATGGATCGATACGGAGCTCGGCGTCCAGTCGCTGACGCCGATGGATTCGATCCAGGAACGCACCCGCATCTGGCACGCCGAAACCGGCCGCCGCATCCATTTCAACCTCATCGATCTCGCCAAGGACTACGAGCTTCTGAAGAAGTGGCTGGCCGAGCACCGCCCCGACGCGATCGTACATTTCGCCGAGCAGCGCGCCGCCCCCTATTCGATGAAGAGCGACCGCCACAAGAACTACACGGTCAACAACAACGTCAACGCCACCCACAATCTCCTGAACGCGCTCGTCGAACTCAATCTCGACGCGCATCTCGTGCATCTCGGCACGATGGGCGTCTATGGTTATTCCACGATTGGGGCCGCCATCCCCGAAGGCTATCTGCCCGTTGGCATCGATACCACCGACGGCCGCACCGTCAGCCAGGAGATCCTTTACCCCGCCAATCCCGGCTCGATCTACCATATGACGAAATGCCTGGATCAGCTGCTGTTCCAGTTCTATGCCAAGAACGACGGGCTCAGGATCACCGACCTGCATCAGGGCATCGTCTGGGGCACGCATACCGAGCAGACCCGCCGGCATGAGCAGCTGATCAACCGTTTCGATTACGACGGCGATTATGGCACGGTGCTGAACCGCTTCCTCATCCAGGCGGCGATCGGCTATCCCTTGACGGTGCACGGCACCGGAGGCCAGACCCGCGCCTTCATCCATATTCAGGATTCCGTGCGCTGCATCGAGCTGGCGCTGAAGAACCCGCCGGCCCGCGGCACTCGCGTGGAAATCTTCAACCAGATGACGGAAACACATCGCGTCCGCGATCTCGCCGAAATGATCGCCAAGACGAGCGGCGCGGAAGTCGTCCGTCTGCCCAATCCGCGCAAGGAAGCGCCCGAGAACGACCTGATCGTCAAGAACGACAAGTTCCTCGATCTCGGGCTGGCGCCGATTACGCTCGAAGCCGGTCTTCTCAGCGAAATCGTCGACGTCGCCAGGAAATATGCCTATCGCGTCGATCGATCGCGCGTTCCGGCCATTTCCGCCTGGACCAAGGATCTCGCCGCGACGGTCAACCATGACCCTGAGGGGAAGAGGTTGAAGTCCGTGTCATGA